From a single Couchioplanes caeruleus genomic region:
- a CDS encoding DUF4407 domain-containing protein, with product MRRLLLRIANVNPDSVTTHSDRVLYSAIGVFIMLYFVYATVGGAAFVDASANYTHPWWQWLVGPLVATGVVAYDRAVVGRVAINYERLESSDPADLLRRPTVGLYAGRLALALLFAVIITEPLMLARYQGEIDARLNEVHNEQISQVEQGGAIAAYDARMQQLKRETAADDRAVQALTTRAAQKRRDARTVYAQALADSEGDGVSRKAGCPEGGYCDTLVKRSRGLDDQAARLDAQAAELQKSQEAARQSRAAEQADLTRKISDQRTANAEAIEADAGFGARTKAMWYLVTSDFWGIGVFYIGIALLLVALDCAAVGLKFVSHGNAYERSEARVARGREHEAAIGYEQGLRDARRYAEATSRVMAESIGKASHDEELADIAVERARAHLYDSVTGAPLPPVPVIERHTLRDVDSIRA from the coding sequence ATGCGTCGCTTGTTGCTCCGGATCGCCAACGTGAACCCGGACAGCGTGACCACGCACTCGGACCGGGTCCTCTACAGCGCCATCGGCGTGTTCATCATGCTCTATTTCGTGTACGCGACGGTCGGCGGCGCCGCGTTCGTCGACGCCAGCGCGAACTACACGCACCCGTGGTGGCAGTGGCTGGTCGGGCCGCTGGTCGCGACCGGCGTGGTGGCGTACGACCGGGCCGTGGTGGGCCGGGTGGCGATCAACTACGAGCGGCTGGAGTCGTCGGACCCCGCTGACCTGCTGCGCCGCCCGACCGTCGGGCTGTACGCCGGCCGTCTCGCCCTGGCCCTGCTGTTCGCCGTGATCATCACCGAGCCGCTGATGCTGGCCCGCTACCAGGGCGAGATCGACGCGCGGCTCAACGAGGTGCACAACGAGCAGATCAGCCAGGTCGAGCAGGGCGGGGCGATCGCCGCGTACGACGCCCGGATGCAGCAGCTCAAGCGGGAGACGGCGGCGGACGACCGGGCCGTGCAGGCGCTCACCACACGCGCTGCGCAGAAGCGCAGGGACGCCCGTACCGTTTATGCCCAAGCCCTCGCCGACTCCGAGGGTGACGGCGTCTCCCGCAAGGCGGGCTGCCCGGAGGGCGGCTATTGCGACACGCTGGTGAAGCGGTCCCGGGGCCTGGACGACCAGGCCGCGCGCCTCGACGCGCAGGCCGCGGAGCTGCAGAAGAGCCAGGAGGCGGCGCGGCAGTCGCGGGCCGCCGAGCAGGCGGACCTGACCCGCAAGATCAGCGATCAGCGTACGGCCAACGCCGAGGCGATCGAGGCCGACGCCGGCTTCGGTGCCCGCACCAAGGCCATGTGGTACCTGGTGACCAGCGACTTCTGGGGCATCGGCGTCTTCTACATCGGCATCGCGCTGCTGCTGGTCGCCCTCGACTGCGCCGCGGTCGGCCTCAAGTTCGTCTCGCACGGCAACGCGTACGAACGCAGCGAGGCCCGCGTCGCCCGCGGCCGGGAGCACGAGGCCGCGATCGGCTACGAGCAGGGCCTGCGCGATGCCCGCCGGTACGCCGAGGCCACCTCGCGGGTGATGGCGGAGAGCATCGGCAAGGCGTCGCACGACGAGGAGCTGGCGGACATCGCGGTGGAACGCGCCCGCGCCCACCTCTACGACAGCGTGACCGGGGCGCCGCTGCCGCCCGTGCCGGTGATCGAGCGCCACACGCTGCGCGATGTGGACAGCATCAGGGCGTAG
- a CDS encoding 2'-5' RNA ligase family protein has product MHTVELLLDAPLSSRVREVWHDLAAAGLRSLASHQHPTNRPHVTLAAADALSPGVVPALAALPLDVELADVVFLGRTVAWRVRPSAALLSMQRSVWEALDGRERNPLHEPGRWVPHVSLALRVKPELQARYPRSVGAAAGRAVAARTYNSETRTVTGLA; this is encoded by the coding sequence ATGCACACGGTCGAGCTCCTGCTGGACGCCCCGCTGTCATCCCGTGTCCGGGAGGTCTGGCACGACCTCGCCGCGGCGGGCCTGCGCAGCCTCGCCTCGCACCAGCACCCCACGAACCGCCCGCACGTGACGCTGGCCGCCGCCGACGCGCTGTCGCCCGGTGTCGTGCCCGCCCTGGCCGCGCTGCCGCTCGACGTGGAGCTGGCCGACGTGGTGTTCCTCGGCCGGACGGTGGCCTGGCGGGTACGCCCCTCGGCCGCGCTGCTGTCGATGCAGCGATCGGTGTGGGAAGCCCTCGACGGCCGGGAACGGAATCCGCTGCACGAGCCGGGGCGCTGGGTGCCGCACGTGAGCCTGGCGCTGCGGGTCAAGCCGGAGCTGCAGGCCCGGTACCCACGCTCCGTCGGTGCGGCGGCGGGCAGGGCGGTCGCGGCACGCACGTACAACTCCGAGACGCGCACGGTCACCGGTCTGGCCTGA
- a CDS encoding Uma2 family endonuclease gives MTAEMVAPAWMHEQVTAEQYATWTEEQCAGIEIVDGMVLVSPSASKRHNRLARLLANALDSAAGPDWNADTDFDVRLQDVPLNNRRPDVTVYRADALDVSPTRPEHVLLVVEVVSPGSETTDRIVKADQYAKAGIQFYWRVEQTPTGAPLVYTYVLDPATGRYRDGDIFAGVVRVAVPFSVDVDLSRI, from the coding sequence ATGACCGCCGAGATGGTCGCGCCGGCTTGGATGCATGAGCAGGTCACCGCGGAGCAATACGCGACCTGGACGGAAGAGCAGTGTGCGGGCATCGAGATCGTGGATGGGATGGTTCTCGTGAGTCCGAGCGCTTCCAAGCGCCACAACCGCCTGGCCCGGCTCCTGGCCAACGCCTTGGACAGCGCCGCGGGGCCGGACTGGAACGCCGACACCGACTTCGACGTCCGGCTTCAAGATGTGCCGCTCAACAATCGTCGTCCCGACGTGACGGTGTATCGGGCGGACGCCCTGGATGTGTCACCGACCCGGCCGGAGCACGTGCTTCTGGTGGTCGAGGTCGTGTCGCCGGGCTCGGAGACCACGGACCGGATCGTCAAGGCCGACCAGTACGCCAAGGCCGGCATCCAGTTCTACTGGCGCGTCGAGCAAACCCCTACCGGTGCGCCGCTGGTCTACACATACGTTCTCGACCCGGCGACCGGCCGCTACCGCGACGGCGACATCTTCGCGGGCGTCGTGAGGGTCGCCGTGCCCTTCTCCGTCGACGTCGACCTCAGCCGGATCTGA
- a CDS encoding CalY family protein: MQLAGMKMVAVGLTVAGGIAVSSGVMWQASSAAFTASTGTAANSWNAGTVVLSDDDSAVAMFNATNLRPGSTGDKCITVSYTGSLSSTVKMYGTAVSGALTPYVDLVIEEGSGGGFGSCTGFTPSGTAYTGTLANFGSTKTGFATGVGTFAPSGSGQQKTYHVTYTVNAATPDTAQAASAAATFTWEANS, translated from the coding sequence ATGCAGCTTGCGGGGATGAAGATGGTGGCCGTGGGCCTGACCGTGGCCGGTGGGATCGCGGTCAGCTCCGGGGTCATGTGGCAGGCGTCCAGCGCCGCCTTCACCGCCTCCACCGGGACCGCTGCCAACTCCTGGAACGCCGGCACGGTGGTGTTGAGCGACGACGACAGCGCCGTGGCGATGTTCAACGCGACGAACCTGCGGCCCGGCTCGACCGGTGACAAGTGCATCACCGTGTCGTACACCGGCAGCCTGTCGTCGACCGTGAAGATGTACGGCACCGCCGTCTCCGGTGCGCTGACCCCGTACGTGGACCTGGTGATCGAGGAGGGCAGCGGCGGCGGTTTCGGCAGCTGCACCGGCTTCACGCCGTCCGGCACCGCGTACACCGGCACGCTGGCGAACTTCGGCAGCACGAAGACCGGGTTCGCCACCGGCGTGGGCACCTTCGCCCCGAGCGGTTCCGGGCAGCAGAAGACGTACCACGTCACGTACACGGTGAACGCCGCGACGCCCGACACGGCGCAGGCCGCGTCCGCCGCGGCGACCTTCACCTGGGAAGCGAACAGCTGA
- a CDS encoding S26 family signal peptidase → MTAVAWTGARRMPVLRLSAGAVRLIAVAALAGVAAMLAWTALPAVWGWQPTVVTSGSMSPSLHRGDVAVTSAPPAGWEPAVGQVVVVPDALRPGRTRIHRIAGIDADGMLITRGDANGSDDSFRTAPADVRGIGRLLVPRVALGSLELREGRPVLFLAQGAAVVAALALVLRPARKP, encoded by the coding sequence ATGACGGCCGTCGCCTGGACCGGTGCCCGCCGGATGCCGGTGCTGCGCCTCTCCGCGGGCGCGGTACGCCTCATCGCCGTCGCCGCCCTCGCGGGGGTCGCGGCCATGCTCGCCTGGACCGCGCTGCCCGCCGTCTGGGGCTGGCAGCCGACGGTCGTGACCAGCGGCTCGATGAGCCCGTCCCTGCACCGCGGGGACGTGGCGGTCACCTCGGCGCCGCCCGCCGGCTGGGAACCGGCCGTCGGCCAGGTCGTGGTCGTGCCGGATGCGCTGCGGCCGGGCCGTACCCGCATCCACCGGATCGCCGGCATCGACGCCGACGGCATGCTGATCACCCGCGGCGACGCGAACGGCAGCGACGATTCCTTCCGTACGGCGCCGGCCGACGTGCGGGGCATCGGCCGGCTGCTCGTCCCGCGGGTGGCGCTCGGCAGCCTTGAGCTGCGTGAGGGGCGTCCGGTGTTGTTCCTCGCGCAGGGTGCCGCCGTCGTGGCCGCGCTGGCGCTGGTGCTGCGCCCGGCCCGTAAGCCCTGA
- a CDS encoding RCC1 domain-containing protein — protein MRRLLIATAVTLAAMGGLVGLARSDAAFTAKTTTSVKFTAAPAFSSGGLYGWGDSSSGQTGAAASGSLATPTAVGSVTTWVRPAAGAGFACAARTDGTLWCWGANASGQLGLGDLAARTSGPVQIVGATTWTAVATGRQHACGVRSNGTLWCWGANASGQLGLGDTTDRTAPVQVGAVTTWRTVTAGTAYTCGLRSDGTIWCWGAGASGQLGLGTTTDRTAPVKIGTTTTWNAITAGAAYACATRTDGSLWCWGDNAAGQLGQGNTTTKLSPVRVGAGVWRTVSTGGQHTCAIGTDSSLWCWGANASGQLGLGDTTNRTSPVRVGSGTGWRTVTPGAQHSCATDTGNAVWCWGANASGQLGLGDTTGRTAPAQVPAFTARPIGSGPEANTTLAIA, from the coding sequence GTGAGGCGTCTGCTGATAGCGACTGCGGTGACCCTGGCGGCCATGGGCGGCCTCGTCGGTCTGGCCCGGTCCGATGCCGCCTTCACGGCCAAGACGACCACCTCGGTCAAGTTCACCGCCGCGCCCGCCTTCTCGTCCGGCGGCCTCTACGGCTGGGGCGACTCGTCGTCCGGGCAGACCGGCGCCGCCGCGTCCGGCTCGCTGGCCACGCCCACCGCGGTCGGCTCGGTCACCACGTGGGTGCGGCCGGCAGCGGGTGCCGGGTTCGCGTGTGCCGCGCGTACGGACGGCACGTTGTGGTGCTGGGGCGCCAACGCGTCCGGTCAGCTGGGGCTCGGCGACCTGGCCGCCCGTACCTCCGGCCCGGTCCAGATCGTCGGCGCGACGACGTGGACCGCCGTGGCGACGGGTCGCCAGCACGCGTGCGGTGTCCGCTCGAACGGGACACTCTGGTGCTGGGGTGCGAACGCGTCGGGGCAGCTGGGGCTCGGCGACACCACGGACCGTACGGCTCCGGTGCAGGTCGGCGCGGTGACCACGTGGCGGACGGTGACGGCCGGGACGGCGTACACGTGTGGCCTGCGTTCCGACGGCACGATCTGGTGCTGGGGTGCGGGCGCGTCGGGTCAGCTGGGCCTGGGCACCACCACGGACCGCACCGCCCCGGTGAAGATCGGCACCACGACCACCTGGAACGCGATCACCGCCGGTGCCGCGTACGCCTGTGCCACCCGTACCGACGGCAGCCTCTGGTGCTGGGGCGACAACGCCGCCGGCCAGCTGGGCCAGGGCAACACCACGACGAAGCTCTCCCCGGTCCGGGTGGGCGCCGGCGTCTGGCGGACGGTGTCGACGGGTGGACAGCACACCTGCGCGATCGGTACGGACAGCAGCCTGTGGTGCTGGGGTGCCAACGCGTCCGGCCAGCTCGGCCTCGGTGACACGACCAACCGCACCTCGCCCGTACGCGTGGGCTCGGGTACGGGCTGGCGAACGGTCACCCCGGGTGCCCAGCATTCGTGCGCGACCGACACCGGCAACGCGGTGTGGTGCTGGGGTGCCAACGCGTCCGGCCAGCTGGGCCTCGGTGACACCACCGGCCGTACGGCACCCGCCCAGGTCCCCGCGTTCACCGCGCGCCCGATCGGCTCCGGGCCAGAGGCGAACACGACCCTGGCCATCGCTTAG
- a CDS encoding TetR/AcrR family transcriptional regulator, translated as MAIEDRRQRERLARRRLITETARTLAEREGWNAVTTRRLSTEIEYSQPVLYKHFGSMEDIVEAVALEGFGELTETLRAARRGSPTPADQVGRVAAAFSDFAASNTALYDAMFTRSTRLHFGGTEDTPTPLIEAFTELREAVAAVAGTRDVDTLTEVVWAALHGLVELDRHGRLRPGHAAERLQLLVEQVRGSTP; from the coding sequence ATGGCGATCGAAGACCGCCGGCAGCGCGAGCGTCTCGCCCGTCGCCGGCTCATCACGGAGACCGCGCGCACGCTGGCCGAGCGCGAGGGCTGGAACGCGGTCACCACGCGCCGGCTGTCCACCGAGATCGAGTACAGCCAGCCGGTGCTGTACAAGCACTTCGGGTCGATGGAGGACATCGTCGAGGCCGTCGCGCTGGAAGGCTTCGGCGAGCTCACCGAGACGCTGCGCGCCGCCCGCCGTGGCAGCCCCACTCCGGCCGACCAGGTCGGCCGGGTCGCCGCCGCCTTTAGCGACTTCGCTGCGAGCAACACCGCGCTCTACGACGCCATGTTCACCCGGTCGACGCGACTGCACTTCGGCGGCACGGAGGACACGCCCACGCCGCTGATCGAGGCGTTCACCGAGCTGCGCGAGGCGGTCGCGGCGGTCGCCGGCACGCGCGACGTCGACACGCTCACCGAGGTCGTGTGGGCGGCGCTGCACGGGCTGGTCGAGCTCGACCGCCACGGCCGGCTCCGCCCGGGGCACGCCGCCGAGCGCCTGCAGCTCCTCGTCGAGCAGGTCCGCGGGTCGACGCCCTAA
- a CDS encoding ester cyclase yields MSQEQHLADLFVEMINTHDPDLVDRFVAEDYLNHNAFVADGREANRRFWGMFFAGLPDVTVTREDLVISGDRVVGRFVYRGTHTGELMGFPATGKPVEMHSIDIWRVRDGLFAEHWDELNLMQVFQQIGALPALGGTGAQA; encoded by the coding sequence ATGTCCCAGGAACAGCACCTCGCCGACCTCTTCGTCGAGATGATCAACACGCACGACCCGGACCTGGTGGACCGGTTCGTCGCCGAGGACTACCTCAATCACAACGCCTTCGTCGCCGACGGTCGCGAGGCGAACCGCCGGTTCTGGGGCATGTTCTTCGCAGGCCTGCCCGACGTGACCGTCACGAGGGAGGACCTCGTGATCTCCGGGGACCGCGTCGTGGGCCGTTTCGTCTACCGCGGCACGCACACCGGGGAGCTCATGGGCTTCCCCGCCACCGGCAAGCCGGTCGAGATGCACAGCATCGACATCTGGCGGGTTCGGGACGGCTTGTTCGCCGAGCACTGGGACGAGCTGAACCTGATGCAGGTGTTCCAGCAGATCGGCGCCCTGCCGGCCCTCGGCGGAACCGGGGCGCAGGCATGA
- a CDS encoding Lrp/AsnC family transcriptional regulator, whose protein sequence is MAARLDEIDVQLLNELQQDADRSNLELARLVGLSPAATLNRIRRLKKSGVIRHVTAKLDPAEAGFPLQVYVSARLGRHDPRADLAFQKAVLAMPQVIAADWVAGEIDVMMLIVARDVAELQHVLTQLSFKGAQRLTTLLRLQEIKGTSPLPLTAEA, encoded by the coding sequence ATGGCAGCCCGACTTGATGAAATCGATGTCCAGCTCCTCAACGAACTGCAGCAGGACGCCGACCGGTCGAACCTGGAACTGGCCCGGCTCGTCGGCCTGTCCCCCGCCGCCACGCTCAACCGCATCCGGCGCCTGAAGAAGTCCGGTGTCATCCGGCACGTCACCGCCAAGCTCGACCCGGCCGAGGCCGGCTTCCCGCTGCAGGTGTACGTGTCGGCCCGGCTGGGCCGGCACGACCCGCGCGCCGACCTGGCCTTCCAGAAGGCGGTGCTGGCGATGCCCCAGGTCATCGCCGCCGACTGGGTGGCCGGCGAGATCGACGTGATGATGCTGATCGTGGCGCGCGACGTCGCGGAACTGCAGCACGTCCTCACCCAGCTGTCCTTCAAAGGCGCGCAGCGGCTGACGACCCTGCTGCGCCTGCAGGAGATCAAGGGGACCTCGCCGCTACCGCTCACCGCCGAGGCGTAG
- a CDS encoding DMT family transporter, which produces MRTDRRLVLLALATAGLLWGTTVPLTKVALTGMGPAWLTVVRFVIAALPLAIVARRGLRAASSPRALFWGAIGYGGVIVLQNAGIARTSVSHSALIVGATPVLVALLGVLTRRGGATGSTWAGAAFSLAGIVVIAGHGGGTATLAGDTLVALSVLLSAAFLLAQPAVLAGRDPVAVTAVQFGVGAVVTLPAAVLVDGTAALSLTPAAVAATLVLAIAGTLVPFTLFAWGQSRVTPAVAGAFVNLEPLVGFALGVAVFGDALSGPQIAGGVAVAGGLALTCVPLLRTPRADRPAPAPEREPVLTGGR; this is translated from the coding sequence ATGCGCACCGATCGTCGACTCGTCCTGCTCGCTCTCGCCACCGCCGGCCTGCTCTGGGGCACCACCGTGCCCTTGACGAAGGTCGCGCTCACCGGCATGGGCCCGGCGTGGCTGACGGTGGTGCGGTTCGTCATCGCGGCCCTGCCGCTCGCGATCGTGGCGCGGCGCGGGCTGCGGGCGGCGTCGTCACCGCGGGCGCTCTTCTGGGGCGCCATCGGGTACGGCGGGGTCATCGTGCTGCAGAACGCGGGCATCGCCCGGACCAGCGTGAGCCACTCGGCCCTGATCGTCGGGGCGACCCCGGTGCTGGTGGCGCTGCTCGGGGTGCTGACCCGGCGGGGCGGCGCGACCGGCTCGACGTGGGCGGGCGCCGCGTTCTCGCTCGCGGGCATCGTGGTCATCGCCGGCCACGGCGGCGGTACGGCCACCCTCGCCGGCGACACGCTGGTGGCCCTGTCCGTCCTGCTGTCCGCCGCGTTCCTGCTCGCCCAGCCGGCCGTGCTGGCCGGGCGCGATCCCGTCGCGGTGACCGCGGTGCAGTTCGGTGTCGGCGCCGTCGTGACGCTGCCGGCGGCCGTGCTCGTCGACGGTACGGCGGCCCTCTCCCTGACCCCGGCCGCGGTGGCGGCGACCCTCGTCCTCGCGATCGCGGGCACGCTCGTCCCGTTCACGCTCTTCGCGTGGGGTCAGTCCCGGGTGACGCCCGCGGTGGCCGGCGCGTTCGTCAACCTGGAGCCGCTGGTCGGCTTCGCGCTGGGGGTGGCGGTGTTCGGCGACGCGCTCTCCGGCCCGCAGATCGCCGGGGGTGTCGCGGTCGCGGGCGGGCTCGCGCTCACCTGCGTGCCGCTGCTGCGGACCCCGCGGGCGGACCGCCCGGCCCCGGCGCCGGAGCGCGAGCCGGTGCTCACCGGCGGCCGTTGA
- a CDS encoding STAS domain-containing protein, with protein sequence MHEHYTILREPDVMSLGGTATLVVHAGGDIDLQACPTLRGLILEAAADARAEAVTVDLARATFIDSAALQVLVHGFLATTEARKGFHVANARGIVEQVLVTTGMLEVFNGRR encoded by the coding sequence GTGCACGAGCACTACACGATCCTGCGTGAGCCGGACGTCATGAGCCTCGGCGGCACGGCGACCCTCGTCGTGCACGCCGGCGGCGACATCGACCTGCAGGCCTGCCCCACGCTGCGCGGCCTCATCCTCGAGGCCGCGGCGGACGCCCGGGCCGAGGCGGTCACCGTCGACCTGGCCCGCGCCACGTTCATCGACTCCGCGGCGCTGCAGGTCCTCGTCCACGGGTTCCTCGCCACCACGGAGGCACGCAAGGGCTTCCACGTCGCCAACGCCCGCGGCATCGTCGAACAGGTCCTCGTCACGACCGGGATGCTGGAGGTCTTCAACGGCCGCCGGTGA
- a CDS encoding TetR/AcrR family transcriptional regulator, whose protein sequence is MQDPDSPRGRGAAGVPSADAAGAARGGLSRQRIIDAAVQYIDEHGLRMLTMQRLGAYLGVEGMALYRYVPGREALLDGVVEAVVDELFGDPDVHLEAHAGWVDYLQRLAHGLRRIALAHPEVFPLVATRPPAAPWVRPPLRSLRWIESMLQVMIEAGFSDEDAAAVYRAFSSFLLGYLLLEVSGRGVETGPVEEPEVAPVGDLSDYPILERLEPHLSVDVAAQDFEEALEALLDRVALLLPRRRRPARLTEGK, encoded by the coding sequence GTGCAGGATCCGGACAGCCCCCGCGGTCGCGGTGCGGCCGGCGTGCCCTCCGCCGACGCCGCCGGCGCCGCCCGGGGTGGCCTCAGCCGCCAGCGGATCATCGACGCCGCGGTCCAGTACATCGACGAGCACGGCCTGCGCATGCTGACCATGCAGCGGCTCGGCGCGTACCTGGGCGTCGAGGGCATGGCCCTCTACAGGTACGTGCCGGGGCGCGAGGCGCTGCTCGACGGCGTGGTCGAGGCCGTGGTGGACGAGCTGTTCGGCGACCCCGACGTGCACCTCGAGGCGCATGCCGGCTGGGTGGACTACCTCCAGCGCCTGGCGCACGGCCTGCGCCGGATCGCGCTGGCCCACCCCGAGGTGTTTCCGCTGGTGGCGACCCGTCCGCCGGCCGCGCCCTGGGTACGCCCCCCGCTGCGCAGCCTGCGCTGGATCGAGTCGATGCTGCAGGTGATGATCGAGGCGGGGTTCTCGGACGAGGACGCGGCGGCGGTGTACCGCGCGTTCAGCAGTTTCCTGCTGGGGTACCTGCTGCTCGAGGTCTCCGGGCGGGGCGTGGAGACCGGGCCGGTGGAGGAGCCGGAGGTCGCGCCGGTCGGGGACCTCAGCGACTACCCGATCCTGGAGCGCCTGGAGCCGCACCTCTCGGTCGACGTCGCCGCCCAGGACTTCGAGGAGGCGCTGGAGGCACTGCTGGATCGGGTCGCGCTGCTGCTGCCCCGGCGCCGGCGCCCCGCCCGCCTGACCGAGGGAAAGTAA
- a CDS encoding PRC and DUF2382 domain-containing protein: MITQNDLSRLDGTDVYDTDGDKIGSVGQVYLDNTTGEPEWVSVKTGLFGTKETFVPLERAGFSEDRVVVAYDKARVKDAPRVDPDGELSPAEERELYTYYGLSAGNGGEYREDTATTATTGGSDDAMTRSEERLVADTRTERAGTARLRKYVVTEQQQVRVPVSHEEVRLEREPITEANRGDAFGGPDISEAEHEVTLHAERPVVETEAVPVERVRLGKETVRDEETVSGEVRKEQIEFDGPEGRNR; encoded by the coding sequence ATGATCACCCAGAACGACCTGTCCCGGCTCGACGGCACCGACGTCTACGACACTGACGGCGACAAGATCGGCTCGGTCGGCCAGGTGTACCTGGACAACACCACCGGCGAGCCCGAGTGGGTGTCGGTGAAGACCGGCCTGTTCGGCACCAAGGAGACGTTCGTCCCGCTCGAGCGGGCCGGCTTCAGTGAGGACCGCGTCGTCGTCGCGTACGACAAGGCGCGGGTCAAGGACGCGCCGCGGGTCGACCCGGACGGCGAGCTGAGCCCCGCCGAGGAGCGCGAGCTGTACACGTACTACGGCCTGTCCGCGGGCAACGGCGGCGAGTACCGCGAGGACACCGCCACCACCGCCACCACGGGCGGCAGCGACGACGCGATGACCCGGTCGGAAGAGCGGCTCGTCGCCGACACCCGGACCGAGCGGGCCGGCACCGCGCGGCTGCGCAAGTACGTGGTGACCGAGCAGCAGCAGGTCCGCGTACCGGTCTCGCACGAGGAGGTCCGCCTCGAGCGCGAGCCGATCACCGAGGCCAACCGGGGTGACGCGTTCGGCGGCCCCGACATCAGCGAGGCCGAGCACGAGGTCACGCTGCACGCCGAGCGCCCGGTGGTGGAGACCGAGGCGGTGCCGGTGGAGCGCGTACGCCTCGGCAAGGAGACCGTCCGCGACGAGGAGACCGTCAGCGGCGAGGTGCGCAAGGAGCAGATCGAGTTCGACGGCCCGGAGGGTCGCAACCGCTGA
- a CDS encoding YsnF/AvaK domain-containing protein produces MSTADVNDLGSDDAMTRSEERLVASTEVYEAGRARLRKHVITEEVQITVQVRREELRLEREPITEGGRELVHDPDVFGPREVFETPEGGVIYEVTLHEERPVVTTEIVPVERVRLSKLVHTDAHVFAGEVRKERIEAELPGQDPTVLG; encoded by the coding sequence ATGAGCACCGCCGATGTGAACGACCTCGGTTCCGACGACGCGATGACCCGCTCGGAGGAGCGGCTCGTCGCCTCCACCGAGGTGTACGAGGCGGGACGCGCCCGCCTGCGCAAGCACGTGATCACCGAGGAAGTGCAGATCACCGTCCAGGTACGCCGCGAGGAGCTGCGCCTGGAACGCGAGCCGATCACCGAGGGCGGGCGGGAGCTGGTGCACGACCCGGACGTGTTCGGGCCGCGCGAGGTGTTCGAGACGCCCGAGGGCGGCGTCATCTACGAGGTCACGTTGCACGAGGAGCGGCCCGTGGTCACCACGGAGATCGTTCCGGTGGAGCGGGTACGCCTCTCGAAGCTGGTGCACACCGACGCGCACGTGTTCGCGGGCGAGGTCCGCAAGGAACGCATCGAGGCGGAGCTGCCGGGGCAGGACCCGACCGTGCTGGGCTGA
- a CDS encoding STAS domain-containing protein, protein MIIEKQAGDEGGVRLRVAGELDMVTADELCAAVSAALADGATAVVADLTGVTFCDSSGIAAMDRAYAEAARTGRTFRITGVHPNVRLVLELTDMYDTLTGT, encoded by the coding sequence GTGATCATCGAGAAGCAGGCCGGCGACGAGGGTGGCGTACGCCTGCGCGTCGCCGGGGAGCTCGACATGGTCACCGCCGACGAGCTGTGCGCCGCGGTGTCCGCCGCCCTCGCCGACGGCGCCACCGCGGTCGTCGCCGACCTCACCGGCGTCACGTTCTGCGACTCGTCCGGCATCGCCGCGATGGACCGGGCCTACGCCGAGGCCGCACGGACCGGACGGACGTTCCGGATCACCGGGGTGCACCCGAACGTCCGCCTGGTCCTGGAGCTCACCGACATGTACGACACCCTCACCGGCACCTGA